A genomic region of Pseudorca crassidens isolate mPseCra1 chromosome 10, mPseCra1.hap1, whole genome shotgun sequence contains the following coding sequences:
- the VGLL4 gene encoding transcription cofactor vestigial-like protein 4 isoform X6, with amino-acid sequence MIKVRNKTANGDCRKDPRERSRSPIERAVAPTMSLHGSHLYTSLPSLSMEQPLALTKNSLDAGRPAGLSPTMTPVERQQNRPSVITCASASARNCNLSHCPIAHSGCAAGPASYRRAPSSATTCDPVVEEHFRRSLGKNYKEPEPAPNSVSITGSVDDHFAKALGDTWLQIKAAKDGASSSPESASRRGQPTSPSAHMVSHSHSPSVAS; translated from the exons GAACAAGACGGCCAACGGGGACTGCCGGAAAGACCCCCGGGAACGGAGCCGCAGCCCCATTGAGCGAGCCGTGGCCCCCACTATGAGCCTGCACGGCAGCCACCTGTACACgtccctccccagcctcagcaTGGAGCAGCCCCTTGCACTGACCAAGAACAGCCTGGACGCTGGCAGGCCGGCCGGCCTCTCGCCCACCATGACCCCAGTGGAGCGGCAGCAG AACCGGCCCTCGGTGATCACGTGCGCCTCCGCCAGCGCCCGGAACTGCAACCTCTCCCACTGCCCCATCGCGCACAGCGGCTGCGCGGCCGGCCCGGCCAGCTACCGGAGGGCCCCGAGCT CCGCCACCACCTGCGACCCCGTGGTGGAGGAGCATTTCCGCAGGAGCCTGGGCAAGAACTACAAGGAGCCCGAGCCGGCGCCCAACTCCGTGTCCATCACGGGCTCTGTGGACGACCACTTCGCCAAAGCCCTGGGCGACACATGGCTCCAGATCAAGGCGGCCAAGGACGGCGCGTCGAGCAGCCCCGAGTCGGCCTCTCGCAGGGGCCAGCCCACCAGCCCCTCTGCCCACATGGTCAGCCACAGCCACTCCCCGTCTGTGGCCTCCTGA